A stretch of Vulpes vulpes isolate BD-2025 chromosome 4, VulVul3, whole genome shotgun sequence DNA encodes these proteins:
- the LOC112925079 gene encoding small ribosomal subunit protein uS10-like → KDTGKTPVEPEVAIPRIRITLTSRNVKSLEKVCADLIRGAKEKNLKVKGPVRMPTRTLRITTRKTPCGEGSKTWDHFQMRIHKRLIDLHSPSEIVKQITSISIESGVEVEVTMADAF, encoded by the coding sequence aaagacactgGGAAGACGCCCGTAGAACCAGAGGTGGCGATTCCCCGAATAAGAATTACTCTAACCAGCCGCAAtgtaaaatctttggaaaaggTGTGTGCTGACTTGATCAGAGgtgcaaaggaaaagaatctcaaagtGAAAGGACCAGTGCGGATGCCTACCAGGACTCTGAGAATCACTACGAGAAAGACTCCTTGTGGTGAAGGTTCTAAGACCTGGGatcattttcagatgaggatcCACAAGCGACTCATTGATCTGCACAGTCCTTCTGAGATTGTTAAGCAGATTACCTCCATCAGTATTGAGTCTGGAGTCGAGGTTGAAGTCACCATGGCAGatgctttttaa